One uncultured Alphaproteobacteria bacterium genomic region harbors:
- the dgoD gene encoding galactonate dehydratase (Evidence 2a : Function of homologous gene experimentally demonstrated in an other organism; Product type e : enzyme), giving the protein MKITRLQTWQIPPRWCFLKIETDEGISGWGEPVIEGRANAVEAAVHELADYVIGRDPRRIEDIWQTLYRGGFYRGGPILTSAISGIDQALWDIKGKALGVPVHELLGGAVRDRMRMYCWIGGDRPGDIARQVKEVKDKGFTAIKMNGTPELAIVDSHAKIDAAVARAAEAREAGGPDFGVAIDFHGRVHRPMAKALLRELEPIHPLFVEEPVLPEHLHCLPQIAGGLGYPIATGERLFTRYAFRDLLEARMVDIVQPDLSHCGGITEGRKIAVLAETFDVALAPHCPLGPLTLAASLHLDFVSHNAFIQEQSMGIHYNQGNDVLDYLVDTSPLAIKDGYLPLLDKPGLGVEINEAFVIERSKVGHRWRNPVWRHEDGSVAEW; this is encoded by the coding sequence ATGAAGATTACGCGTTTGCAGACCTGGCAGATCCCGCCGCGGTGGTGCTTCCTCAAGATCGAGACCGACGAAGGGATCTCGGGCTGGGGCGAGCCGGTGATCGAGGGACGCGCCAACGCCGTCGAGGCGGCGGTGCACGAACTCGCCGACTACGTGATCGGCCGCGACCCGCGCCGCATCGAGGACATCTGGCAGACCCTCTACCGCGGCGGCTTCTACCGCGGCGGGCCGATCCTGACCTCGGCGATCTCGGGCATCGACCAGGCGCTGTGGGACATCAAGGGCAAGGCCCTCGGCGTGCCGGTCCACGAGCTTCTGGGCGGCGCAGTGCGCGACAGGATGCGGATGTACTGCTGGATCGGCGGCGACCGCCCCGGCGACATCGCCCGTCAGGTCAAGGAAGTGAAGGACAAGGGCTTCACCGCGATCAAGATGAACGGCACGCCGGAGCTCGCGATCGTCGATTCCCACGCCAAGATCGACGCCGCCGTCGCCCGCGCCGCCGAGGCGCGCGAGGCGGGCGGGCCGGACTTCGGCGTCGCCATCGACTTCCACGGCCGCGTCCACCGGCCGATGGCGAAAGCGCTGCTGCGCGAGCTCGAACCCATCCACCCGCTGTTCGTCGAGGAACCGGTGCTGCCCGAGCACCTCCACTGCCTGCCCCAGATCGCGGGCGGCCTCGGCTACCCGATCGCCACCGGCGAGCGGCTGTTCACCCGCTACGCCTTCCGCGACCTCCTGGAGGCGCGGATGGTCGACATCGTCCAGCCCGACCTCAGCCACTGCGGCGGCATCACCGAGGGGCGCAAGATCGCGGTGCTGGCGGAAACCTTCGACGTCGCCCTCGCCCCCCACTGTCCGCTCGGCCCGCTCACCCTGGCAGCGTCGCTGCACCTGGATTTCGTCTCGCACAACGCCTTCATCCAGGAACAGAGCATGGGCATCCACTACAACCAGGGCAACGACGTGCTCGACTATCTCGTCGACACCTCGCCGCTGGCGATCAAGGACGGCTATCTGCCGCTCCTCGACAAGCCCGGCCTCGGCGTCGAGATCAACGAGGCGTTCGTGATCGAGCGCAGCAAGGTCGGCCACCGCTGGCGCAATCCGGTGTGGCGGCACGAGGACGGGAGCGTGGCGGAATGGTAA
- a CDS encoding putative gluconate TRAP family transporter (Evidence 3 : Function proposed based on presence of conserved amino acid motif, structural feature or limited homology) translates to MGLGLQAMGIEWGTYVLVGSIFLLLLTGLPLAFVTGLVALIFTVGWFGPNAVPLVISRVYGFITEYSLVAVPMFVFMASLLDRSGIARDLFNGMRVLAGRMPGGVALQTLFVGFFLATMSGIIGGEIVLLGILALPQMLRLGYDRNLSIGIVCASGSLGTMIPPSIVLIIYGLMASVSIADLFTAAFTPGSILALMYATYVLGRCLLNPELAPRMPRVSPEERKVQRIEAIKSVVMPAAIAFMVLGTIYAGIASVTEAASMGVLGVLAATIIRRELTPKLIHESCMQTITTCGMIIWIGIGAATLVGVYNLMGGNRFVSSTILGIDAHPIVIIMTMQLILIMLGMFLDWIGIAMLTLPIFVPIVVQLGFSPIWFGVLFCVNMQVSFLSPPFGPAAFYLKGVAPPEISLKHIFQSLLPFILMQLVVLGLILFFPEIVMWPLS, encoded by the coding sequence ATGGGACTCGGCCTGCAAGCCATGGGCATCGAGTGGGGCACCTACGTGCTCGTCGGCAGCATCTTCCTGCTGCTGCTCACCGGCCTTCCCCTCGCCTTCGTCACCGGCCTCGTCGCGCTGATCTTCACCGTCGGCTGGTTCGGCCCCAACGCGGTTCCCCTGGTGATCTCGCGCGTCTACGGCTTCATCACCGAATATTCTCTGGTGGCGGTGCCGATGTTCGTGTTCATGGCGTCGCTGCTCGATCGATCGGGCATCGCCAGGGATCTGTTCAACGGCATGCGCGTGCTGGCCGGGCGAATGCCGGGCGGCGTGGCGCTGCAGACGCTGTTCGTCGGCTTCTTCCTCGCCACCATGTCCGGCATCATCGGCGGCGAGATCGTGCTGCTCGGCATTCTCGCGCTGCCGCAGATGCTGCGCCTCGGCTACGACCGCAACCTGTCGATCGGCATCGTCTGCGCCTCCGGCTCGCTCGGTACGATGATCCCGCCGTCGATCGTGCTGATCATCTACGGCCTGATGGCGTCGGTCTCGATCGCCGACCTGTTCACCGCCGCCTTCACCCCCGGGTCGATCCTCGCGCTGATGTACGCCACCTACGTGCTCGGCCGCTGCCTCCTCAACCCCGAGCTCGCGCCGCGGATGCCGCGCGTCTCGCCCGAGGAACGCAAGGTTCAGCGGATCGAGGCGATCAAATCGGTGGTGATGCCCGCGGCGATCGCGTTCATGGTGCTCGGCACGATCTACGCCGGCATCGCCTCGGTGACCGAGGCGGCGTCGATGGGCGTTCTCGGCGTGCTGGCGGCGACGATCATCCGCCGCGAACTGACGCCGAAGCTGATCCACGAAAGCTGCATGCAGACCATCACCACCTGCGGCATGATCATCTGGATCGGCATCGGCGCGGCGACCCTCGTCGGCGTCTACAACCTGATGGGCGGCAACCGCTTCGTCTCCTCGACGATCCTCGGCATCGACGCCCACCCGATCGTCATCATCATGACGATGCAACTGATCCTGATCATGCTCGGGATGTTCCTCGACTGGATCGGCATCGCGATGCTGACCCTGCCGATCTTCGTGCCGATCGTGGTGCAGCTCGGCTTCAGCCCGATCTGGTTCGGCGTGCTGTTCTGCGTGAACATGCAGGTGAGCTTCCTCAGCCCGCCGTTCGGCCCCGCCGCGTTCTACCTCAAGGGCGTGGCGCCGCCGGAGATCAGCCTCAAGCACATCTTCCAATCGCTGCTGCCGTTCATCCTGATGCAGCTCGTGGTTCTCGGCCTGATCCTGTTCTTCCCCGAGATCGTGATGTGGCCGCTGTCCTGA